In Fluviicola sp., the sequence GGGTATTCATTGAAACTTTATAAGATTCGAAATCGAATTCCAATCCGGTAGCAAACCCAATGTTCTCATTGAAGTTTACATTGATATTTAAACCAAAAGCATTCTGAACTCCAACACCGTCTTTATCAATTCGTTTGGTTCCAGGCTTCGTGAAATTTAAACCCAACTGGTAAGCAATTCCCATGTTCACTTTCTTTCCGGAATCTTCAGCTTGTCCAAAAACGGCAGCGGAAAAAGTTACTGCCAAACATGTTACTATTAGTCTTTTCATAAGTTATCTTAAAAGTGAACCAAATATAGTTTCTTTCGTTGAGACTAGAATGATTATTTTTGATCAATATGAAATTTACGCGGAAAACCGGAACCCTCTTTTTAGCGGCTTTTGCCCTGTTTACAATCCAATCCTGTTCGGACAATTTGCTGGATACCGATATCTCGGCCAGCAAGTACCAATTGGAAAGTGTGCACCTTGACAGCATTCTTACACATACTCCGGAGCAGCAATTAGGAACTGAAATTTTTGAATTATCTCAGAAATTCCCGGAGCTTATCGATTATCAATTCTACTACTGCTATAAGACCGGGCTTCCGAAGGATACTGCTTTCCAGGCAAACTGGTTCGAGTTCACACACAATCCTTATTACAAGCGTTTATCCAAACGGATCAGCGAAAAATTCCCGAACACAGCCGCTTCCAAAAAAATCATTGAGGACGGGTTCAAACGCATCCAGGTACATTTACCGAAAGCCAAACTTCCTGAAACGATCGTTTTCATGAATTCGTTCTTTTCATCGAGTATGTATTGTACGAAGAATGAGATCGGAGTTGGGCTGGAGCGGTATTTAGGTGCTAAAACAGATGTAATTAAGGAACTTCCCGGTGATGTCTTTTACGAATGGATCAAGGAAGCCATGGAACCGCAATACCTGGAGCGCGATGCCATTTGCGCATGGGTGCTGACACATATTTGTGAGCCCGGAAAAGATGTGAACAACATCGAAGCGATCATTCAGTGGGGAAAAATTTTGTATGTGACCAAAGCAGCTTTACCGGAACAGGAAGAGCATATTTTGTTGCGCTACAACACCGCGGATTACGAATGGGCGCTTAAAAACGAACGCAATTTCTGGGAATACCTGGTGAAACAAAACATGCTGTTTGCCAAAAGTGAAACCGACCAGGCGGCATTCTTGCAGGAAGCACCCTTCACTTCCGGACTTCCGCAAAAAGGGCCGGATCGCCTGGGACAATTTTTAGGTTATCGCATTGTTGCTAGTTATATGGAACAATATGATGTAACTTTGCAGCAATTGTTGGACAAACCATACAATGAAATTTTGTCAGAATACGAAATAAACGATTAAACATGGAAGAAATAGTAAGCAAACGATCTTCAATAAACGTACAAATTGGGCTTAACGCAAACAACTTACCTTTAGAAATGCATTGGTCTGCCGAAGACGGCGGAATCACAAACGCTCCGGCAAAAGCCATGATGCTTTCCCTGTGGAATGCGGAAGAAAAAAACACGATGAAAATCGATCTTTGGACAAAAGATTTGTCAGTAGAAGAAATGAAACAATTCTTTCACCAGACTTTACTGACGATGGCCGATACTTTTGAGAAGGCAACAGGAGAAATCAATATTTCTGAAGATTTGCGGGATTATTGTTACCACTTCGCAGAGAAGATGGAGATCATGCCGGAAAAATAAAAATTTGAAAGAAACAAAAAGGCCCGGATATCCGGGCCTTTTTGTTTGATCATATTTTATATTGTAGGGACGCAATGCATTGCGTCCCTACCTGTTTTTATTTTATTTCACCAACACCATTTCATCCACCAAATGCTTCGCGCCGCAGTAAACATCCATGACCCACATCACGTAGCGGATATCCACCACAATGTTGCGGCAGCGGTTCGGATCGAAGTAGAAATCGCTCATGGTGCTTTCCCAGCTTCTGTCGAAGTTCAGTCCCATTAAATTTCCGTTTGCATCCAATACAGGTGATCCGGAATTCCCACCGGTTGTATGATTTGACCCTGTAAAACACACCCAAAGTTCTCCATTTTGGGAATAATTCCCATAGTTCTTTTCACGGTACAGATCGATCATGCGCTGATCCAGGTCGAAATCAGGGTTTCCGGTATTGTACTTATCGATCATTCCTTTCAAAGTGGTGTGCTCGGTGTAAGCCATTCCGTCTACCGGTGCAGAACCTTCGAGCTGTCCGTAAGTCACGCGCAAAGTCGAATTGGCATCCGGCCAGTTTTTTCCGTCGGGGAACATAAGCAGCTTTCCTTCTACGAAATCTTTCAGCAAAGCATCCATTTCGACATTGTAATCATTCGATCCTGCGGCAATTTCATTACGCATCAGGGTGAAACTTTCCAGGAATAATTTGTATCCCGGGTCTTTTGCCAGTTTCGCAAAGGATTTCTCGGTTAATTTGCTAAGGAATGCTACGTACTTTTCTTTATTCACTAAAATCGACTTCGAATAAATGTCTGCCGATAATTTCGGGTTGTTCAAAGAAGGAATCACGAAACGTTTATCCAGGTAATTTTTGAAGGCAGGAGTCTGCACATCGAAAATTCCTTTGTCCACATTCATATCGTAGTTCTTAAAGAAGCCTTCAGCACCTTTGATCAGGTTCTGAATTTTCGCTTCCAATTCATTATTTGTGAGGTATTTGCCGTAATTGCGTTCCAAATCTTCCAGGTTTCTGGCCAAACGGAAAAACTCCGGCCCGACAAACAAATACTCCACAAACAAGGTGTAATTGTATTCGTATACTCCTTTTTCGTCCACCAGCTTATTCATCCGGTCGATTAGCGGTGCATACTGGTTCCATTCGTCTTTGGAGTTCGCTTTCGCAATGTATTCCGCTTCAAATTTCTTTTTCAGGGAAACGGCATCCAATTGCTTCAATCCGTCGATCTGACCGATGTATTTCTTCCATGCATTTGCAATACGCGCCTGTTTAGCCATGTATTGGATGCGTGTCAAATCAGATTTGGTCATGGCTTCGTTGATCACCGCCAAACTTTTTGTACGCATATCGATTTCCATCGGGCGTTGTTTCTCGATGTAGTATTTCAGGTTCCCGGAGGTCAAATGCTGTTCGGTTTGTCCCGGAAATCCGTAAACCATTGTGAAATCTCCTTTTTTACGGTCATTGAAAGCGATTTTCAAATGCTTGATCGGCGTGTAAGGAACATTTTCAGTATTGTAAGCTGCCGGCTTGTTGTCTTTTCCTGCATATACGCGGAAAACCGAGAAATCTCCCGTATGTCTCGGCCACACCCAGTTGTCCGTATCACCACCGAATTTCCCGATCGAACTTGGAGGAGCTCCAACCAAACGCACATCTGTAAACACTTCTTTCACCATCAGGTAGAAACTGTTCCCGTAATCAAAAGCCTGAACATCTCCCTGGTAATGCGTCCCTCTTGTTGCATCTTCGATCAGTTTTTTCATGTTGCGCTTCAGCACTTCCCCGATCTTATCTCCGTCTTCCAATCCCTGGATCCCGAACATCATTGCTTCGGTTACGTCTTCAATACGAACGATACGTGTTGCTGTCAAGCCTGCATTCGGAAGTTCATCGCTGAATTGTTTGGCCCAAAAACCATTTTTCAGGTAATCGTGCTCCGTTGACGAATGTTTTTGAACGGCGTCCAACCCGCAGTGGTGGTTCGTCAGTAACAATCCTTTATCCGAAACCAATTCTGCCGTACAACCACCTCCGAAGTGCATAATCGCATCTTTCAGAGAAGCATTGTTTACCGAATAAATATCCGCAGCCGAAAGTTTCATTCCCTTTGCTTTCATGTCCGATTCAAAAGCCTGAAGCAACGAAGGAATAAGCATTCCCTCTTCTGCACGAACTGCAAAACCAAGAAACACGATAAAAGCGATCAAACAATTTTTCATATTCACAATTTTGCCCAAATATACCAATACCCTGCCAAAACCAGTTGTTCAATTCAACCCTTTTTCGCATTTTTGCTTTGTGG encodes:
- a CDS encoding S46 family peptidase, producing the protein MKNCLIAFIVFLGFAVRAEEGMLIPSLLQAFESDMKAKGMKLSAADIYSVNNASLKDAIMHFGGGCTAELVSDKGLLLTNHHCGLDAVQKHSSTEHDYLKNGFWAKQFSDELPNAGLTATRIVRIEDVTEAMMFGIQGLEDGDKIGEVLKRNMKKLIEDATRGTHYQGDVQAFDYGNSFYLMVKEVFTDVRLVGAPPSSIGKFGGDTDNWVWPRHTGDFSVFRVYAGKDNKPAAYNTENVPYTPIKHLKIAFNDRKKGDFTMVYGFPGQTEQHLTSGNLKYYIEKQRPMEIDMRTKSLAVINEAMTKSDLTRIQYMAKQARIANAWKKYIGQIDGLKQLDAVSLKKKFEAEYIAKANSKDEWNQYAPLIDRMNKLVDEKGVYEYNYTLFVEYLFVGPEFFRLARNLEDLERNYGKYLTNNELEAKIQNLIKGAEGFFKNYDMNVDKGIFDVQTPAFKNYLDKRFVIPSLNNPKLSADIYSKSILVNKEKYVAFLSKLTEKSFAKLAKDPGYKLFLESFTLMRNEIAAGSNDYNVEMDALLKDFVEGKLLMFPDGKNWPDANSTLRVTYGQLEGSAPVDGMAYTEHTTLKGMIDKYNTGNPDFDLDQRMIDLYREKNYGNYSQNGELWVCFTGSNHTTGGNSGSPVLDANGNLMGLNFDRSWESTMSDFYFDPNRCRNIVVDIRYVMWVMDVYCGAKHLVDEMVLVK
- the gldC gene encoding gliding motility protein GldC; this translates as MEEIVSKRSSINVQIGLNANNLPLEMHWSAEDGGITNAPAKAMMLSLWNAEEKNTMKIDLWTKDLSVEEMKQFFHQTLLTMADTFEKATGEINISEDLRDYCYHFAEKMEIMPEK